The following proteins are encoded in a genomic region of Acipenser ruthenus chromosome 4, fAciRut3.2 maternal haplotype, whole genome shotgun sequence:
- the LOC117400558 gene encoding T-cell differentiation antigen CD6-like isoform X2, with translation MEVLMLILMLSVAGFSQGSQSNYTSEYLSNSSEATTAPTNTANQTEAPVTLFRLFGGDSPCSGSLQVFYNETWVPAEVTPVWNISEATLVCEKLDCGKAFDVQPLQNPNSQMQHSQYNSGLLECNFGGPDLFNCTEAQKGYYINRTNVICRGHRAVRLAGGRDACAGRVEVWEEGFWGTVCDDWWDMKDGNVACAQVGCGFAVEVLSDGARQFGNGHGPILMDDVNCTGTERFLWECPVLKHSGDCGHKEDAGVICSEHKAVRLSGGLDRCSGRVEIHRNGSWGTVCDSVWGEDEGRVVCSMLGCGDQVQVSGFYNTFKHNTTLKWFYQCTTNVRSLWDCKEFANNPHLCKKSSAAAVVCSKSLGLPHITVTAEEAWTTGTPTSAFILIEKTGFLVPLSVLGCFVLSLFLLLVMILYAVQFCKYKKRDMMSVQQTNSNIINEKNDYQDDVNLIKVTTNNGNVNPKLEATQLVNDDSSFEADYEDYDFSVEPAATMSTFQNSLRNRTDNRSPRMSTIPMTTLAEEEFQYNPNTPIYSDPLILNEEFSSTSSGESYQNNEAVNYNTQSVEDFSRSSDCTPKSYMVEDGVSSQGDKDVPSPVWQLPPSQSETTMPQPHHWDQLHNQPIDNTADSSSTSSGECYENVGRLNSKPQTIGVSENHQGNVCQDFSSNSDYDDIANYCH, from the exons ATGGAAGTGCTAATGTTGATCTTGATGCTTTCTGTTGCAGGCTTTTCTCAAG gatCTCAAAGCAATTACACGTCTGAGTATCTGAGTAACTCCTCAGAGGCCACTACGGCTCCAACAAACACAGCAAACCAAA CTGAAGCTCCGGTCACCTTATTCCGATTATTTGGTGGTGATAGCCCTTGTTCTGGGAGCCTGCAGGTATTTTATAATGAAACATGGGTTCCAGCAGAAGTCACCCCAGTTTGGAATATCAGTGAAGCAACCTTAGTCTGTGAAAAACTGGACTGTGGAAAAGCTTTTGATGTTCAACCACTTCAAAATCCCAATTCTCAAATGCAACACTCCCAATACAATTCAGGACTGCTTGAGTGTAACTTTGGGGGTCCAGATTTGTTTAACTGCACAGAAGCTCAGAAAGGTTATTACATTAATAGGACGAATGTCATCTGCAGAG GTCACCGAGCTGTGCGATTGGCTGGAGGTAGAGATGCTTGTGCTGGAAGAGTGGAGGTCTGGGAGGAGGGGTTTTGGGGCACTGTGTGTGACGATTGGTGGGACATGAAGGATGGCAATGTGGCCTGTGCACAGGTGGGCTGCGGATTTGCTGTGGAAGTGCTGTCGGACGGGGCACGCCAGTTTGGAAATGGGCACGGTCCTATTCTGATGGATGATGTGAACTGTACAGGGACAGAGAGATTTCTGTGGGAGTGTCCAGTTCTGAAACACAGCGGGGACTGTGGGCACAAAGAGGACGCTGGGGTCATATGTTCAG AGCACAAGGCAGTACGCTTGAGCGGTGGCTTGGACAGGTGTTCTGGCAGAGTGGAAATCCACCGCAATGGGTCATGGGGAACAGTCTGTGACAGTGTGTGGGGAGAAGATGAGGGGAGAGTGGTGTGCTCCATGCTGGGCTGTGGGGACCAAGTGCAGGTCAGCGGTTTTTACAACACcttcaaacacaacacaactcTAAAATGGTTCTATCAGTGTACTACAAATGTTCGTAGTCTTTGGGACTGCAAGGAATTCGCCAATAACCCACACCTCTGCAAGAAATCATCTGCAGCCGCAGTTGTGTGCAGCA AATCTCTTGGACTTCCTCACATCACAGTCACTGCAGAAGAAGCATGGACCACCG gCACCCCAacatctgcttttattttaatagaaaagACAGGTTTTCTTGTCCCTCTATCAGTTCTGGGCTGTTTTGTGCTGTCACTTTTTCTGCTGCTGGTGATGATTCTTTATGCTGTGCAATTCTGTAAATACAAGAAAAGAGACA TGATGTCAGTTCAGCAGACCAATTCTAACATCATAAATGAGAAGAATGATTACCAAGATGATGTCAATCTCATTAAAGTTACAACAAACAACGGCAATG TAAATCCTAAATTGGAAGCCACTCAGCTTGTTAATGATGATTCCTCATTTGAAGCTGATTATGAGGACTATGATTTCAGTGTAGAACCTGCTGCCACCATGTCCACCTTTCAAA ATTCCCTTCGAAACAGAACAGACAACAGAAGCCCTAGGATGAGTACTATCCCAATGACTACCCTAGCAGAAGAAG AATTCCAGTATAATCCCAACACTCCCATATACAGTGACCCTCTAATTTTGAATGAAGAGTTCTCCAGCACATCTTCAGGAGAAAGCTACCAGAATAACGAGGCTGTGAACTATAACACACAATCTGTTGAGG aTTTCAGCAGATCCTCAGATTGCACTCCTAAATCATACATGGTTGAAGATGGTGTGTCTTCCCAGGGTGATAAAGATGTGCCCAGTCCAGTGTGGCAACTGCCCCCCTCCCAGTCTGAAACCACCATGCCCCAACCACACCACTGGGACCAGTTACACAATCAACCCATTG ACAACACGGCAGACTCCTCCAGCACATCATCAGGAGAATGCTATGAGAATGTTGGCAGACTTAACTCCAAGCCGCAAACTATag GTGTCTCTGAGAATCATCAAGGCAATGTTTGTCAAGATTTCTCATCAAACAGCGATTATGATGACATTGCAAACTACTGCCATTGA
- the LOC117400558 gene encoding T-cell differentiation antigen CD6-like isoform X1 — translation MKKKRLQLATFAHRCFPFTAVLQVYHIISVARSQSNYTSEYLSNSSEATTAPTNTANQTEAPVTLFRLFGGDSPCSGSLQVFYNETWVPAEVTPVWNISEATLVCEKLDCGKAFDVQPLQNPNSQMQHSQYNSGLLECNFGGPDLFNCTEAQKGYYINRTNVICRGHRAVRLAGGRDACAGRVEVWEEGFWGTVCDDWWDMKDGNVACAQVGCGFAVEVLSDGARQFGNGHGPILMDDVNCTGTERFLWECPVLKHSGDCGHKEDAGVICSEHKAVRLSGGLDRCSGRVEIHRNGSWGTVCDSVWGEDEGRVVCSMLGCGDQVQVSGFYNTFKHNTTLKWFYQCTTNVRSLWDCKEFANNPHLCKKSSAAAVVCSKSLGLPHITVTAEEAWTTGTPTSAFILIEKTGFLVPLSVLGCFVLSLFLLLVMILYAVQFCKYKKRDMMSVQQTNSNIINEKNDYQDDVNLIKVTTNNGNVNPKLEATQLVNDDSSFEADYEDYDFSVEPAATMSTFQNSLRNRTDNRSPRMSTIPMTTLAEEEFQYNPNTPIYSDPLILNEEFSSTSSGESYQNNEAVNYNTQSVEDFSRSSDCTPKSYMVEDGVSSQGDKDVPSPVWQLPPSQSETTMPQPHHWDQLHNQPIDNTADSSSTSSGECYENVGRLNSKPQTIGVSENHQGNVCQDFSSNSDYDDIANYCH, via the exons gatCTCAAAGCAATTACACGTCTGAGTATCTGAGTAACTCCTCAGAGGCCACTACGGCTCCAACAAACACAGCAAACCAAA CTGAAGCTCCGGTCACCTTATTCCGATTATTTGGTGGTGATAGCCCTTGTTCTGGGAGCCTGCAGGTATTTTATAATGAAACATGGGTTCCAGCAGAAGTCACCCCAGTTTGGAATATCAGTGAAGCAACCTTAGTCTGTGAAAAACTGGACTGTGGAAAAGCTTTTGATGTTCAACCACTTCAAAATCCCAATTCTCAAATGCAACACTCCCAATACAATTCAGGACTGCTTGAGTGTAACTTTGGGGGTCCAGATTTGTTTAACTGCACAGAAGCTCAGAAAGGTTATTACATTAATAGGACGAATGTCATCTGCAGAG GTCACCGAGCTGTGCGATTGGCTGGAGGTAGAGATGCTTGTGCTGGAAGAGTGGAGGTCTGGGAGGAGGGGTTTTGGGGCACTGTGTGTGACGATTGGTGGGACATGAAGGATGGCAATGTGGCCTGTGCACAGGTGGGCTGCGGATTTGCTGTGGAAGTGCTGTCGGACGGGGCACGCCAGTTTGGAAATGGGCACGGTCCTATTCTGATGGATGATGTGAACTGTACAGGGACAGAGAGATTTCTGTGGGAGTGTCCAGTTCTGAAACACAGCGGGGACTGTGGGCACAAAGAGGACGCTGGGGTCATATGTTCAG AGCACAAGGCAGTACGCTTGAGCGGTGGCTTGGACAGGTGTTCTGGCAGAGTGGAAATCCACCGCAATGGGTCATGGGGAACAGTCTGTGACAGTGTGTGGGGAGAAGATGAGGGGAGAGTGGTGTGCTCCATGCTGGGCTGTGGGGACCAAGTGCAGGTCAGCGGTTTTTACAACACcttcaaacacaacacaactcTAAAATGGTTCTATCAGTGTACTACAAATGTTCGTAGTCTTTGGGACTGCAAGGAATTCGCCAATAACCCACACCTCTGCAAGAAATCATCTGCAGCCGCAGTTGTGTGCAGCA AATCTCTTGGACTTCCTCACATCACAGTCACTGCAGAAGAAGCATGGACCACCG gCACCCCAacatctgcttttattttaatagaaaagACAGGTTTTCTTGTCCCTCTATCAGTTCTGGGCTGTTTTGTGCTGTCACTTTTTCTGCTGCTGGTGATGATTCTTTATGCTGTGCAATTCTGTAAATACAAGAAAAGAGACA TGATGTCAGTTCAGCAGACCAATTCTAACATCATAAATGAGAAGAATGATTACCAAGATGATGTCAATCTCATTAAAGTTACAACAAACAACGGCAATG TAAATCCTAAATTGGAAGCCACTCAGCTTGTTAATGATGATTCCTCATTTGAAGCTGATTATGAGGACTATGATTTCAGTGTAGAACCTGCTGCCACCATGTCCACCTTTCAAA ATTCCCTTCGAAACAGAACAGACAACAGAAGCCCTAGGATGAGTACTATCCCAATGACTACCCTAGCAGAAGAAG AATTCCAGTATAATCCCAACACTCCCATATACAGTGACCCTCTAATTTTGAATGAAGAGTTCTCCAGCACATCTTCAGGAGAAAGCTACCAGAATAACGAGGCTGTGAACTATAACACACAATCTGTTGAGG aTTTCAGCAGATCCTCAGATTGCACTCCTAAATCATACATGGTTGAAGATGGTGTGTCTTCCCAGGGTGATAAAGATGTGCCCAGTCCAGTGTGGCAACTGCCCCCCTCCCAGTCTGAAACCACCATGCCCCAACCACACCACTGGGACCAGTTACACAATCAACCCATTG ACAACACGGCAGACTCCTCCAGCACATCATCAGGAGAATGCTATGAGAATGTTGGCAGACTTAACTCCAAGCCGCAAACTATag GTGTCTCTGAGAATCATCAAGGCAATGTTTGTCAAGATTTCTCATCAAACAGCGATTATGATGACATTGCAAACTACTGCCATTGA